The following are from one region of the Phycisphaerales bacterium genome:
- a CDS encoding DUF2007 domain-containing protein encodes MADDAINDSQRPAPEPDGAGGGDHPEPVTVAQYATEIQATFAANMLREAGIRCELLGGASSGFKAESPGYVRLLVSQRDAARAQEMLEDFNAEKAPDAEDD; translated from the coding sequence ATGGCCGACGACGCGATCAACGATTCGCAGCGACCCGCACCAGAGCCCGATGGAGCGGGCGGCGGCGATCACCCAGAGCCGGTCACCGTGGCCCAGTACGCCACCGAGATCCAGGCCACGTTCGCCGCCAACATGCTGCGCGAGGCGGGCATCCGCTGCGAACTGCTGGGCGGCGCCAGTTCGGGCTTCAAGGCCGAGAGCCCCGGGTACGTGCGTCTGCTGGTTTCCCAGCGCGACGCGGCCCGGGCGCAGGAAATGCTGGAAGACTTCAACGCAGAGAAAGCGCCCGACGCCGAGGACGACTAA
- a CDS encoding PDZ domain-containing protein, whose amino-acid sequence MTAMKKALFLVAMLAACMAAWAQDAPVVPMSDAQLETEAYALATEGDYAAALPLFEEMARRDPESFVPPYNIASALAQLGRVEESLDALDHAIELGFDDLAHLQNDPDLEPLRGSERFAEILDAWPARMEALAQARFDALIQRFGGGYATEEDAFLRLRFAVGLPPESFAMARQELDLVSRWAVAHLFDNLSEADDASVPWVNVVIPTDGDFARWAAQRHGASARGATRQIAGTYDHDRKELVCKDLGATLRHEVFHALHYRSQSLLGQRHASWIMEGLASLVEDVDPNPDGTPSFTPSWRSNLVRKAHRGNGLKTLEQLAQTPDHLFVGTSQLLHYGHARTVMLYLVAAGKLEAFYDNYVDTWERDRTGIQALERTFEAKIDQIELSFRRWIERLPVAPEQHHPPTATLGIDVDGERGEGLAVLRIARGSPGRKAGLRPRDVLVAINGQGTRDINELYRVVGRYLPGDTVILSVRRGRRMLELPAELASRREFDTVRIPGG is encoded by the coding sequence ATGACGGCGATGAAGAAGGCTCTGTTCCTGGTTGCAATGCTGGCCGCGTGCATGGCGGCCTGGGCACAGGACGCGCCGGTCGTCCCGATGTCCGATGCGCAGCTCGAGACCGAGGCGTATGCGCTGGCGACCGAGGGCGACTACGCCGCCGCCCTGCCACTCTTCGAGGAGATGGCGCGTCGCGATCCGGAGTCGTTCGTCCCGCCGTACAACATCGCCAGCGCACTGGCGCAGCTCGGCCGCGTCGAAGAATCCCTGGACGCGCTCGACCACGCCATCGAGCTTGGCTTCGACGACCTGGCCCACCTGCAAAACGACCCGGACCTGGAACCACTTCGCGGATCGGAACGATTCGCCGAAATTCTGGATGCATGGCCAGCACGGATGGAGGCGCTCGCCCAGGCCCGGTTCGATGCGCTCATCCAACGCTTCGGGGGTGGGTACGCGACCGAAGAAGACGCCTTCCTGCGTTTGCGCTTTGCCGTTGGCTTGCCGCCCGAGAGCTTCGCGATGGCCCGGCAGGAACTCGATCTCGTCAGCCGGTGGGCGGTCGCGCACCTGTTCGACAACCTCTCCGAAGCCGACGACGCCTCAGTGCCGTGGGTCAACGTGGTCATTCCCACCGACGGCGACTTTGCGCGATGGGCCGCCCAGAGGCACGGCGCCTCGGCCCGCGGCGCCACCCGGCAGATCGCCGGCACCTACGACCACGACCGCAAGGAACTGGTCTGTAAGGACCTGGGCGCCACGCTCCGCCACGAGGTCTTCCATGCCCTGCATTACCGCAGCCAGAGCCTGCTGGGCCAGCGACACGCCTCGTGGATCATGGAAGGCCTTGCCTCGCTTGTCGAAGACGTCGACCCCAACCCCGATGGCACGCCATCGTTCACACCTTCATGGCGCAGTAATCTCGTCCGAAAGGCCCACCGGGGCAACGGGCTGAAGACGCTCGAACAACTGGCCCAAACCCCCGACCACCTGTTCGTCGGGACGTCCCAGTTGCTGCACTACGGCCACGCGCGGACCGTCATGCTCTACCTCGTGGCCGCCGGCAAGCTCGAGGCCTTCTACGACAATTACGTCGACACGTGGGAACGCGATCGCACCGGCATCCAGGCCCTCGAACGCACCTTCGAGGCCAAGATCGATCAGATAGAACTGAGCTTCCGGCGGTGGATCGAACGCCTGCCCGTGGCGCCCGAGCAGCACCATCCACCCACCGCCACGCTGGGCATCGACGTAGACGGCGAGCGGGGCGAGGGCCTTGCGGTGCTGCGCATCGCCCGCGGCTCGCCCGGGCGAAAGGCGGGGCTGCGCCCGCGCGACGTGCTGGTTGCCATCAACGGCCAGGGCACGCGCGACATCAACGAGCTCTATCGCGTCGTCGGACGCTACCTCCCAGGAGACACGGTGATCCTGAGCGTTCGTCGCGGGCGGCGGATGCTCGAACTGCCGGCAGAGCTTGCCAGCCGACGCGAGTTCGACACCGTCCGTATCCCCGGCGGCTGA
- a CDS encoding FUN14 domain-containing protein has translation MAPDKDQARAEDGQAELERRAKLAGWQIALLIVSVLVMFAGVALGITGTFSGDAVQAEQQQARQAEAARGDGAPASGFVGGTGDVTMPFPVPGLPGSTPTPEGAPGEPTAGEQPEQAEQAQADPWSPAIFRMGFGFFVGFAIAYAFRAFAKFAVVSLGVFFLLLFGLQYAGLIEVQWGAMADRYDSVKDWLGAQFEGFTAFITGALPSAGAAVAGLGLGFMRK, from the coding sequence ATGGCCCCCGACAAGGACCAAGCCCGGGCGGAAGACGGCCAGGCCGAGCTGGAGCGCCGCGCGAAGCTGGCCGGCTGGCAGATCGCCCTGCTGATCGTCTCGGTGCTGGTGATGTTCGCCGGCGTGGCGCTGGGCATCACCGGTACGTTCTCGGGCGACGCCGTCCAGGCGGAACAGCAGCAGGCGCGCCAGGCCGAGGCGGCCCGTGGCGACGGGGCCCCCGCGTCGGGGTTCGTCGGCGGCACGGGCGACGTGACCATGCCCTTCCCCGTGCCCGGCCTGCCCGGCAGCACGCCCACACCCGAGGGTGCGCCCGGAGAGCCAACCGCGGGCGAGCAGCCCGAACAGGCGGAGCAGGCCCAGGCCGATCCGTGGTCGCCGGCGATCTTCCGCATGGGCTTTGGGTTCTTCGTGGGCTTTGCGATCGCCTACGCGTTCCGCGCGTTCGCCAAGTTCGCCGTCGTGTCGCTGGGCGTGTTCTTCCTCTTGCTCTTCGGCCTGCAATACGCCGGGCTGATCGAGGTGCAGTGGGGCGCCATGGCCGACCGCTACGACAGCGTCAAGGACTGGCTGGGCGCGCAGTTCGAGGGCTTTACGGCCTTCATCACCGGCGCGCTGCCCTCGGCCGGCGCGGCGGTGGCGGGCCTGGGCCTGGGCTTCATGCGCAAGTAG
- the sucC gene encoding ADP-forming succinate--CoA ligase subunit beta — protein MKIHEYQARDILSKAGVPVPPAVVIEDAGRAAAVFDEVTKDMAGDKLAVVKAQVHAGGRGKAGFVKLVKTAQEATEAAEFMLSNKMVSVQTGPEGLEVTKLLMAAGVDIAHEYYLAITTDRKTRQHVLIASSEGGVEIEKVAEENPGAIVRERLHPLIGLQPYQARKVAFALGFKGKLVNQAVKAMMALAKTFLEKDCSIAEINPLIVTPPSDEHPDGELLAIDAKFNFDDNALFRHKDLQEMFDPSEENKSELRAQEAGLSYIALDGNIGCLVNGAGLAMATMDTIALEGGTPANFLDVGGSASEEAVTEAFRIILDDKAVKGVLVNIFGGIMDCAVIAQGIVNAATEIGFEVPLVVRLEGTNVQAGRKILEDASGKLSTLQAATDLGDAAKKVSAAVGAAVA, from the coding sequence ATGAAGATCCACGAGTACCAGGCCCGCGACATCCTCAGCAAGGCGGGCGTGCCCGTGCCCCCGGCGGTCGTGATCGAGGACGCGGGGCGGGCGGCGGCCGTGTTCGACGAGGTGACCAAGGACATGGCCGGCGACAAGCTCGCCGTCGTCAAGGCCCAGGTGCACGCCGGCGGGCGCGGCAAGGCCGGGTTCGTCAAGCTCGTCAAGACCGCCCAGGAGGCCACCGAGGCGGCCGAGTTCATGCTCAGCAACAAGATGGTCAGCGTCCAGACGGGCCCCGAGGGGCTCGAGGTGACCAAGCTCTTGATGGCCGCGGGCGTGGACATTGCGCATGAGTACTACCTGGCCATCACCACCGACCGCAAGACCCGCCAGCACGTGCTCATCGCCAGCAGCGAGGGCGGCGTCGAGATCGAGAAGGTCGCCGAGGAGAACCCGGGCGCGATCGTGCGGGAGCGCCTGCACCCGCTGATCGGCCTGCAGCCCTACCAGGCCCGCAAGGTGGCGTTTGCGCTTGGCTTCAAGGGCAAGCTGGTGAACCAGGCCGTCAAGGCGATGATGGCCCTGGCCAAGACCTTCCTCGAGAAGGACTGCTCGATCGCCGAGATTAACCCCTTGATCGTCACTCCGCCCAGCGACGAGCACCCCGATGGCGAGCTCCTGGCCATCGACGCCAAGTTCAACTTCGACGACAACGCCCTGTTCCGCCACAAGGACCTCCAGGAGATGTTCGACCCCAGCGAGGAGAACAAGAGCGAGCTGCGGGCCCAGGAGGCCGGCCTCAGCTACATCGCCCTGGACGGCAACATCGGCTGCCTGGTCAACGGCGCCGGCCTGGCGATGGCGACGATGGACACGATCGCGCTCGAGGGCGGCACGCCGGCGAACTTCCTGGACGTGGGCGGCAGCGCCAGCGAGGAGGCCGTGACCGAGGCGTTCCGGATCATCCTGGACGACAAGGCCGTCAAGGGCGTCCTGGTCAACATCTTCGGCGGCATCATGGACTGCGCCGTGATTGCGCAAGGCATCGTCAACGCGGCGACGGAGATCGGCTTCGAGGTGCCCCTGGTCGTGCGTCTGGAGGGCACCAACGTGCAGGCGGGCCGCAAGATCCTCGAAGACGCCAGCGGCAAGCTGAGCACGCTGCAGGCCGCGACCGACCTGGGCGACGCGGCCAAGAAGGTTAGTGCGGCGGTCGGGGCGGCGGTGGCCTGA
- a CDS encoding GAF domain-containing protein, producing MGIARPSDNPFEHLDQVHGRLFALMNRQKNLAEFGRAALETDDLDEVLDAAARYAADGLQCDRAKILQFDRKKGDFLLRAGVGWREGVVGNARLGADLASPAGYAFKTDRPVLSNNLATERNFRMPDLLEEHGIRSAINVIIRTRTDRWGVLEADSPEIDAFDEDDAHFLHGFAHLVGLGLCRTAVKSLA from the coding sequence ATGGGCATCGCACGGCCGTCGGATAACCCTTTCGAACACCTCGATCAGGTCCACGGGCGGTTGTTCGCCCTCATGAATCGGCAGAAGAACCTGGCCGAGTTCGGGCGCGCCGCGCTGGAGACCGACGACCTGGACGAGGTGCTCGACGCCGCGGCGCGCTACGCCGCCGACGGCCTGCAGTGCGACCGAGCCAAGATCCTCCAGTTCGATCGCAAGAAGGGCGACTTCCTCCTCCGCGCGGGCGTGGGCTGGCGCGAGGGCGTCGTCGGCAACGCACGCTTGGGCGCCGATCTGGCATCCCCGGCCGGCTACGCCTTCAAGACCGATCGCCCCGTGCTGAGCAACAACCTGGCCACGGAGCGCAACTTCCGCATGCCCGACCTGCTCGAAGAGCACGGCATCCGCTCGGCCATCAACGTCATCATCCGCACGCGCACCGATCGCTGGGGCGTGCTCGAGGCCGACAGCCCGGAAATCGACGCCTTCGACGAGGACGACGCCCACTTCCTGCACGGCTTTGCACACCTGGTCGGGCTCGGGCTGTGCCGGACGGCCGTCAAGTCGCTCGCCTAG
- a CDS encoding inositol monophosphatase family protein, with amino-acid sequence MAVELKDGVAPEIRTRLELALEAARAAGGVTLRSFQSGDLGTRRKDDGSPVTRADTEAEQTLRAAIEEAFPDDAIVGEEFGETQGRGGGAGEGTDAFRWVLDPIDGTVSFVHGVPLYGVLIGIFQGQSPVAGVIHIPALSETVYAALDGGAWWIPGPGQDARPGRLSTIDRLDEAMVLTTGLEYFVQMGTEEVFGRLSERCARIRGWSDCYAHVLLATGRCEAVVEPTIKIWDVAPLPAILGELGGVVSDWHGEHDLISGHALASNGRVHGELLELVRGSVLRTDRDAPL; translated from the coding sequence ATGGCCGTGGAGCTCAAGGACGGCGTCGCCCCGGAGATCCGCACGCGCCTGGAGCTGGCCCTGGAGGCCGCCCGCGCGGCCGGGGGCGTGACGCTGCGCTCCTTCCAGAGCGGCGACCTGGGCACCCGGCGCAAGGACGACGGCAGCCCGGTGACCCGGGCCGACACCGAGGCCGAGCAGACCCTGCGGGCGGCGATCGAGGAAGCCTTCCCCGACGACGCCATCGTGGGCGAAGAGTTCGGCGAGACGCAGGGGCGCGGCGGGGGCGCCGGGGAAGGGACCGACGCCTTCCGCTGGGTGCTCGACCCCATCGACGGCACGGTCAGCTTCGTGCACGGCGTGCCCCTGTACGGCGTCCTGATCGGCATCTTCCAGGGCCAGTCGCCCGTGGCGGGGGTCATCCACATCCCCGCGCTCAGCGAGACGGTCTATGCCGCCCTCGACGGCGGCGCGTGGTGGATCCCCGGCCCCGGCCAGGACGCCCGGCCCGGCCGCCTGAGCACCATCGACCGTTTGGACGAGGCCATGGTGCTGACCACCGGGCTGGAGTATTTCGTGCAGATGGGCACCGAGGAGGTGTTCGGCAGGCTTAGCGAGCGGTGCGCGCGCATCCGCGGCTGGAGCGACTGCTACGCCCACGTGCTGCTGGCCACCGGCCGCTGCGAGGCGGTCGTCGAGCCGACGATCAAGATCTGGGACGTGGCCCCGCTGCCGGCCATCCTGGGCGAGCTTGGCGGCGTGGTCAGCGACTGGCACGGCGAGCACGACCTGATCAGCGGCCACGCCCTGGCCAGCAACGGCCGCGTGCACGGCGAACTGCTCGAGCTGGTCCGCGGCTCGGTCTTGCGGACCGATCGCGACGCCCCGCTCTAG